A single Rubrivivax gelatinosus IL144 DNA region contains:
- a CDS encoding MgtC/SapB family protein, protein MFDPSSTPAALGLVSALGGGLLIGLERERRKGSGPDREPAGIRSFTLASLAGAFAQVIGEPLVVACGALAVLALAAVAYWRSQVVQRSRDPGMTTELALFVTYLVGVVSMQLPLVGGGAAVVIAVLLAAQARLHRFATRVLTEAELHDALLLAALVLVVLPLLPATPVAWLGGLQPRTLGLLATLILVLQAAGHVALRFFGAAAGMALSGLLSGFVSSTATIASMGTRVRAEPALARACEAGSVLSTSATWVLGLIILTATSPPLAALVAAPALVATAVAAGTGLWRARGAKGTAPESSKAGPLRPREALLVAVLLTAASLGVGWAQRHFGDAGVLAGAALTAIADAHAACAALGALAGEGRLELQAAAYGVLVAISTNAVTRSITAFVAGGTRFGSVVAASLAASTGAAWATWWAVSRLAAG, encoded by the coding sequence GTGTTCGACCCCTCGTCCACCCCGGCCGCGCTGGGCCTGGTCTCGGCGCTCGGCGGCGGGCTGCTGATCGGCCTGGAGCGCGAACGGCGCAAAGGCAGCGGCCCTGACCGCGAGCCCGCCGGCATCCGCAGCTTCACGCTGGCCAGCCTGGCCGGCGCCTTCGCCCAGGTGATCGGCGAGCCGCTGGTCGTGGCCTGCGGCGCGCTGGCGGTGCTGGCGCTGGCCGCGGTGGCCTACTGGCGCAGCCAGGTCGTGCAGCGCAGCCGGGACCCGGGCATGACGACCGAGCTGGCGCTGTTCGTCACCTACCTCGTCGGCGTGGTGTCGATGCAGCTGCCGCTGGTGGGCGGCGGCGCGGCGGTGGTCATCGCCGTGCTGCTGGCGGCGCAGGCGCGGCTGCACCGCTTCGCGACCCGCGTGCTGACCGAAGCCGAGCTGCACGACGCGCTGCTGCTGGCGGCGCTGGTGCTGGTCGTGCTGCCGCTGCTGCCGGCGACGCCGGTGGCCTGGCTGGGCGGGCTGCAGCCGCGCACGCTGGGCCTGCTGGCGACGCTGATCCTGGTGCTGCAGGCCGCCGGCCACGTCGCGCTGCGTTTCTTCGGCGCCGCCGCCGGCATGGCGCTGTCGGGGCTGCTGTCGGGCTTCGTCTCCAGCACCGCGACGATCGCCTCGATGGGCACGCGCGTGCGCGCCGAGCCGGCGCTGGCGCGCGCCTGCGAAGCCGGCTCGGTGCTGTCGACCTCGGCGACCTGGGTGCTGGGGCTGATCATCCTGACCGCGACCTCGCCGCCGCTGGCGGCGCTGGTCGCGGCCCCGGCGCTGGTGGCCACTGCGGTGGCCGCCGGCACCGGGCTGTGGCGCGCCCGCGGCGCCAAGGGCACGGCGCCCGAGTCGTCCAAGGCCGGGCCGCTGCGCCCGCGCGAGGCGCTGCTGGTGGCGGTGCTGCTGACCGCCGCGTCGCTCGGCGTCGGCTGGGCGCAGCGCCATTTCGGCGACGCCGGCGTGCTGGCCGGCGCGGCGCTGACGGCGATCGCCGACGCCCACGCCGCCTGCGCCGCGCTGGGCGCGCTGGCCGGCGAAGGCCGGCTGGAACTGCAGGCCGCGGCCTACGGCGTGCTGGTGGCGATCTCGACGAACGCGGTGACCCGTTCGATCACGGCCTTCGTCGCCGGCGGCACGCGCTTCGGCAGCGTCGTCGCCGCGTCGCTGGCCGCCTCGACCGGCGCCGCCTGGGCGACCTGGTGGGCCGTCAGCCGCCTGGCCGCCGGCTGA
- a CDS encoding MBL fold metallo-hydrolase RNA specificity domain-containing protein, giving the protein MDLHFLGAADSVTGSRHRVDLGGQRLLLDCGLFQGFKVLRERNWQTPPAALLDAEAVVLSHAHMDHSGYLPALVKHGWKGRIYASPATCALAEVLLLDSAKLQEEDARRANKFGYSRHEKALPLYTRADAARAIQRLTPVDTGSAFKIGSVAVTLTPVGHLLGACAVTLDCRGERLVFSGDVGRSVDLLMPPPQPLPEADVLLVESTYGNRAHEQEDVAARLGEIVRETVRRGGSVLMPTFAVGRAQALMVVLHRLKRAGEIPRDLPIFLDSPMAVQATELYRRFAKVLRVKPAELKAACEGVRMVETPQQSIRLTSHRFPCVILSASGMATGGRVLHHLKAMAPSPQHHVVFPGFQVGGSRGARMVAGATEVKIHGEYVPVRCEVSHLEGFSGHADSDELMDWLRTTPKAPRQTFVVHGEPDAADALRVRIRDELGWAARVPQHGEQVSV; this is encoded by the coding sequence ATGGACCTGCACTTCCTCGGCGCCGCCGACAGCGTGACCGGCTCGCGTCACCGCGTGGACCTCGGCGGCCAGCGCCTGCTGCTCGACTGCGGCCTGTTCCAGGGCTTCAAGGTGCTGCGCGAGCGCAACTGGCAGACGCCGCCTGCGGCCCTGCTCGACGCCGAGGCGGTGGTGCTGAGCCACGCCCACATGGACCACAGCGGCTACCTGCCGGCGCTGGTCAAACACGGCTGGAAGGGCCGCATCTACGCCTCGCCCGCGACCTGCGCGCTGGCCGAGGTGCTGCTGCTCGACAGCGCCAAGCTGCAGGAAGAGGACGCGCGGCGCGCCAACAAGTTCGGCTACTCGCGCCACGAGAAGGCGCTGCCGCTGTACACGCGCGCCGACGCCGCGCGCGCCATCCAGCGCCTGACGCCTGTGGACACCGGCTCGGCGTTCAAGATCGGCAGCGTCGCGGTGACGCTGACGCCAGTCGGCCACCTGCTCGGCGCCTGCGCGGTGACGCTGGACTGCCGCGGCGAGCGCCTCGTCTTCTCCGGCGACGTCGGCCGCAGCGTCGACCTGCTGATGCCGCCGCCGCAGCCCTTGCCCGAAGCCGACGTGCTGCTCGTCGAGTCGACCTACGGCAACCGCGCCCACGAGCAGGAGGACGTCGCCGCGCGGCTGGGCGAGATCGTGCGCGAGACGGTGCGCCGCGGCGGTTCGGTGCTGATGCCGACCTTCGCCGTCGGCCGCGCCCAGGCGCTGATGGTCGTGCTGCACCGCCTCAAGCGCGCCGGCGAGATCCCCCGGGACCTGCCGATCTTCCTCGACAGCCCGATGGCGGTGCAGGCCACCGAGCTGTACCGGCGCTTCGCCAAGGTGCTGCGGGTGAAACCCGCCGAGCTGAAGGCCGCCTGCGAAGGCGTGCGCATGGTCGAGACGCCGCAGCAGTCGATCCGCCTGACCTCGCACCGCTTCCCCTGCGTCATCCTGTCGGCCAGCGGCATGGCCACCGGCGGGCGCGTGCTGCACCACCTGAAGGCGATGGCGCCGTCGCCGCAGCACCACGTCGTCTTCCCCGGTTTCCAGGTCGGCGGCAGCCGCGGCGCACGCATGGTCGCCGGCGCCACCGAGGTCAAGATCCACGGCGAGTACGTGCCGGTGCGCTGCGAGGTCAGCCACCTCGAAGGCTTCTCCGGCCACGCCGACAGCGACGAGCTGATGGACTGGCTGCGCACGACGCCCAAGGCGCCGCGCCAGACCTTCGTCGTGCACGGCGAGCCCGACGCCGCCGACGCGCTGCGCGTGCGCATCCGCGACGAGCTGGGCTGGGCGGCGCGTGTGCCGCAGCACGGCGAGCAGGTCAGCGTCTGA
- a CDS encoding NAD(P)H-binding protein, whose translation MTIPHGSAAPAAWLAGATGLVGREIDRLWAGPGPLVRLTRRPLPARAGRVDVQVPDFLAAAAFAALPPAETAFCALGTTRAAAGSDTAFRAVDLDAVLAFARAARAAGVRRFALVSALGADAASSNLCLRTKGEAEAALEALGFETLVVARPSLLLGERDGLGQLPRPGEALAQRLSRPLVGLIPARWRPVAAADVAAALLRAMAAPSPGLQRLESAALQPARTVSR comes from the coding sequence GTGACCATCCCCCACGGCAGCGCGGCGCCCGCCGCGTGGCTGGCCGGCGCCACCGGGCTCGTCGGCCGCGAGATCGACCGGCTCTGGGCCGGCCCCGGGCCGCTGGTCCGCCTGACGCGGCGGCCGCTGCCGGCGCGTGCCGGGCGCGTCGATGTCCAGGTCCCCGACTTCCTCGCCGCCGCCGCCTTCGCGGCGCTGCCGCCGGCCGAGACCGCGTTCTGCGCCCTGGGCACGACCCGCGCCGCCGCCGGCTCCGACACCGCCTTCCGCGCCGTCGACCTCGACGCCGTGCTCGCCTTCGCACGCGCCGCGCGTGCCGCCGGCGTGCGCCGCTTCGCGCTCGTGTCGGCGCTGGGCGCCGATGCCGCCTCGTCCAACCTGTGCCTGCGCACCAAGGGCGAGGCCGAGGCCGCGCTCGAGGCGCTGGGCTTCGAGACGCTGGTCGTCGCCCGCCCTTCGCTGCTGCTCGGCGAACGCGACGGCCTGGGCCAGTTGCCGCGCCCCGGCGAAGCGCTGGCGCAGCGCCTGTCGCGGCCGCTGGTCGGGCTGATCCCGGCACGCTGGCGCCCGGTGGCCGCGGCCGACGTCGCCGCCGCGCTGCTGCGCGCCATGGCAGCCCCCTCGCCCGGCCTGCAGCGGCTCGAATCGGCCGCGCTGCAGCCGGCCCGCACCGTTTCCCGCTGA
- a CDS encoding aminopeptidase family protein P encodes MDTRTSPIRLRIERTRDALAAAGAHALLVPSADPHLSEYLPERWQGRQWLSGFTGSMGTLVVTVERAALFADSRYWVQAEAELAGSGIDLERIPTGNASAHVDWLAAQVPAGASVVVDGQVLGLAAAKALRAALEPKGVTLRTDLDLLEQIWPDRPALPAAPVAEHPLPYACVPRSAKLATLREAMAAAGATQHFVSTVDDIAWITNLRGQDVPYNPVFLAHLLVSADSATLFIGDGKIAPELAERLAADGFTLAPYAGAGDALAALAETETLLLDPKRVTLGLRERARCAVVEKINPSTLAKSRKTAEEAQFTREAMAEDGAAMCEFYAWFEGALGDERITELTIDEKLAAARSRRPGSMGPSFGTIAGFGPNGAMPHYRATEEAHAVVEVKPGEGTLLLIDSGGQYFGGTTDITRVWPIGTLTPAMKRDYTLVLKGTIALSRVRFPRGTPGPMLDALARAPLWAEGIEYGHGTGHGVGYCLAVHEGPQTISKAVVEPQMAIEPGMITSIEPGIYRPGQWGVRIENLVLAVPAATAEDGQFGEFLEFETLTLCPIDTRCIERSLLRADEIDWLNRYHATVRERLAPKLSGAALAWLKARTEAI; translated from the coding sequence ATGGACACCCGCACTTCCCCGATCCGCCTGCGGATCGAACGGACGCGCGACGCCCTCGCGGCCGCCGGCGCCCACGCGCTGCTCGTCCCGTCGGCCGACCCGCATCTCTCCGAGTACCTGCCCGAACGCTGGCAGGGCCGCCAATGGCTGTCCGGCTTCACCGGCTCGATGGGCACCCTGGTCGTCACCGTCGAGCGCGCCGCGCTCTTCGCCGACAGCCGCTACTGGGTGCAGGCCGAGGCCGAACTCGCCGGCAGCGGCATCGATCTGGAGCGCATCCCCACCGGCAACGCCTCGGCGCACGTCGACTGGCTGGCCGCGCAGGTGCCGGCCGGCGCCAGCGTCGTCGTCGACGGTCAGGTGCTGGGCCTGGCCGCGGCCAAGGCGCTGCGCGCCGCGCTCGAGCCCAAGGGCGTGACGCTGCGCACCGACCTCGACCTGCTCGAGCAGATCTGGCCCGATCGCCCGGCGCTGCCGGCTGCGCCGGTCGCCGAGCACCCGCTGCCCTATGCCTGCGTGCCGCGCAGCGCCAAGCTGGCGACGCTGCGCGAGGCGATGGCGGCCGCCGGCGCGACGCAGCACTTCGTCTCCACCGTCGACGACATCGCCTGGATCACCAACCTGCGCGGCCAGGACGTGCCCTACAACCCGGTGTTCCTGGCACACCTGCTGGTCTCGGCCGACAGCGCCACGCTGTTCATCGGCGACGGCAAGATCGCCCCCGAACTGGCCGAGCGCCTGGCCGCCGACGGCTTCACGCTGGCGCCCTACGCCGGCGCCGGCGACGCGCTGGCCGCGCTGGCCGAGACCGAGACCCTGCTGCTGGACCCCAAGCGCGTGACGCTGGGCCTGCGCGAGCGCGCGCGCTGCGCGGTCGTCGAGAAGATCAACCCGAGCACGCTGGCCAAGAGCCGCAAGACCGCCGAGGAAGCCCAGTTCACGCGCGAAGCGATGGCCGAGGACGGCGCCGCGATGTGCGAGTTCTACGCCTGGTTCGAAGGCGCGCTGGGCGACGAGCGCATCACCGAGCTGACGATCGACGAGAAGCTCGCCGCCGCACGTTCGCGCCGCCCGGGCTCGATGGGCCCGAGCTTCGGCACGATCGCCGGCTTCGGCCCCAACGGCGCGATGCCGCACTACCGCGCCACCGAGGAGGCGCATGCCGTCGTCGAGGTCAAGCCCGGCGAAGGCACGCTGCTGCTGATCGACAGCGGCGGCCAGTACTTCGGCGGCACGACCGACATCACGCGCGTCTGGCCGATCGGCACGCTGACGCCGGCGATGAAGCGCGACTACACGCTGGTGCTCAAGGGCACGATCGCGCTGTCGCGCGTGCGTTTCCCGCGCGGCACGCCGGGCCCGATGCTCGACGCGCTGGCGCGGGCGCCGCTGTGGGCCGAAGGCATCGAGTACGGCCACGGCACCGGCCACGGCGTCGGCTACTGCCTGGCGGTGCACGAAGGCCCGCAGACCATCAGCAAGGCCGTCGTCGAGCCGCAGATGGCCATCGAGCCGGGCATGATCACCTCGATCGAACCCGGCATCTACCGCCCCGGCCAGTGGGGCGTGCGCATCGAGAACCTGGTGCTCGCGGTGCCCGCGGCCACCGCCGAGGACGGCCAGTTCGGCGAGTTCCTCGAGTTCGAGACGCTGACGCTGTGCCCGATCGACACGCGCTGCATCGAGCGCTCGTTGCTGCGCGCGGACGAGATCGACTGGCTCAACCGGTACCACGCGACGGTGCGCGAGCGCCTGGCGCCCAAGCTCTCCGGCGCCGCGCTGGCCTGGCTGAAGGCGCGCACCGAGGCGATCTGA
- the kynU gene encoding kynureninase, with the protein MTRDDALALDAHDPLAPLREQFALPPGTIYLDGNSLGVLPRATPARVAEVVTGEWGTGLIGSWNQAGWITLPQRVGDKIARLVGAAPGELVAADSTSVNLYKVLAAALAIVRADAPQRTRIVSERSNFPTDLYIAESLAAERGFELLLVDTPEAIPAALDERCAVLMLTHVNYRTGRLHDMAALTRAAHAAGALAVWDLAHSAGAVPVDLNAAEADFAIGCGYKFLNGGPGAPAFVWAHRRHAGRFAQPLSGWMGHAAPFEFTPGYRPAPGIVRYLCGTPAILALAALECGVDTVLAAESFGGMAALRAKSLALTRLFANELRVRCPQLVQVSPESDAERGSQVCLAPRDEPELAYATVQALIARGVVGDFRAPDILRFGFTPLYLRHVDAYDAAVQLAEVLERGEWRRPEFNRRQAVT; encoded by the coding sequence ATGACCCGAGACGACGCCCTGGCGCTGGACGCGCACGACCCGCTGGCCCCGCTGCGCGAGCAGTTCGCGCTGCCGCCCGGCACGATCTACCTCGACGGCAACTCGCTGGGCGTGCTGCCCCGGGCGACGCCGGCGCGGGTCGCCGAAGTCGTCACCGGCGAATGGGGCACCGGGCTCATCGGCAGCTGGAACCAGGCCGGCTGGATCACGCTGCCGCAGCGTGTCGGCGACAAGATCGCGCGCCTCGTGGGCGCCGCGCCGGGCGAACTGGTGGCCGCCGACTCGACCTCGGTCAACCTGTACAAGGTGCTGGCCGCGGCGCTCGCCATCGTGCGCGCCGACGCGCCGCAGCGCACGCGCATCGTCAGCGAGCGCAGCAACTTCCCGACCGACCTCTACATCGCCGAGTCGCTGGCCGCCGAGCGTGGTTTCGAGCTGCTGCTGGTCGACACGCCCGAGGCGATCCCGGCCGCGCTGGACGAGCGCTGCGCCGTGCTGATGCTGACCCACGTGAACTACCGCACCGGGCGTTTGCACGACATGGCGGCGCTGACCCGCGCCGCGCACGCCGCCGGCGCGCTGGCCGTCTGGGACCTGGCGCACAGCGCCGGCGCGGTGCCGGTGGACCTGAACGCCGCCGAGGCGGACTTCGCGATCGGATGCGGCTACAAGTTCCTGAACGGCGGCCCCGGCGCGCCGGCTTTCGTCTGGGCGCACCGCCGCCACGCCGGCCGCTTCGCCCAGCCGCTGTCGGGCTGGATGGGCCACGCCGCGCCCTTCGAGTTCACGCCCGGCTACCGCCCGGCGCCGGGCATCGTGCGCTACCTCTGCGGCACGCCGGCCATCCTGGCGCTGGCGGCGCTGGAGTGCGGCGTCGACACCGTGCTCGCCGCCGAATCCTTCGGCGGCATGGCGGCGCTGCGCGCCAAGTCGCTGGCGCTGACGCGGCTGTTCGCCAACGAGCTGCGTGTGCGCTGCCCGCAGCTGGTGCAGGTGTCGCCGGAAAGCGACGCCGAACGCGGCAGCCAGGTCTGCCTGGCGCCGCGCGACGAGCCGGAGCTGGCCTACGCCACCGTGCAGGCGCTGATCGCCCGCGGCGTCGTCGGCGACTTCCGTGCACCCGACATCCTGCGTTTCGGCTTCACGCCGCTGTACCTGCGCCACGTCGACGCCTACGATGCCGCGGTCCAGCTGGCCGAGGTTCTGGAGCGCGGCGAGTGGCGCCGGCCCGAGTTCAATCGCCGACAAGCGGTGACTTGA
- the kynB gene encoding arylformamidase, giving the protein MAEARIWDISPPVHAGSPVFPGDAPYQAQWAARIAPGCPVNLQTVTLSPHVGAHADAPLHYDEAGTPVGLLDLAPYLGRCRVIHAIGAAPLVRWEHLTHALDGLPPRVLLRTYARAPEAWDPALAGIEPQALERLAELGVRLVGIDSASVDPADSKTLDAHQVLRRRGLRVLENLVLDAVPEGDYELIALPLKWVAADASPVRAILRELP; this is encoded by the coding sequence ATGGCCGAAGCGCGGATCTGGGACATCTCGCCGCCGGTGCACGCCGGCAGCCCGGTCTTTCCCGGCGACGCGCCCTACCAGGCGCAATGGGCGGCGCGCATCGCGCCCGGCTGCCCGGTCAACCTGCAGACCGTCACGCTGTCGCCGCACGTCGGCGCGCACGCCGACGCGCCGCTGCACTACGACGAGGCCGGCACGCCGGTCGGCCTGCTCGACCTGGCGCCCTACCTCGGTCGCTGCCGCGTGATCCACGCCATCGGCGCCGCGCCGCTGGTGCGCTGGGAGCACCTGACGCACGCGCTCGACGGCCTGCCGCCGCGTGTGCTGCTGCGCACCTACGCACGTGCGCCCGAGGCCTGGGACCCGGCGCTCGCCGGCATCGAGCCCCAGGCGCTGGAGCGCCTGGCCGAGCTCGGCGTGCGCCTGGTCGGCATCGACAGCGCCAGCGTCGACCCGGCCGACAGCAAGACGCTGGACGCGCACCAGGTGCTGCGCCGGCGCGGCCTGCGTGTGCTGGAGAACCTCGTGCTCGACGCCGTGCCAGAAGGCGATTACGAGCTGATTGCCCTGCCGCTGAAATGGGTCGCCGCCGACGCCTCGCCGGTGCGCGCCATCCTCCGAGAACTGCCATGA
- a CDS encoding YkgJ family cysteine cluster protein — MNPCLDCGACCASWRVDFDRDEWAGAGGQVPETLAEQISSRLCRMRGTDRTPPRCAALVGTIGVKASCAIHEWRPSPCREFGARANLGIGDDACDAARRRHGLAPLSL; from the coding sequence ATGAACCCCTGCCTGGACTGCGGCGCCTGCTGCGCGAGCTGGCGCGTCGACTTCGACCGCGACGAATGGGCCGGCGCCGGCGGCCAGGTGCCCGAGACGCTGGCCGAGCAGATCAGCTCGCGCCTGTGCCGCATGCGCGGCACCGACCGCACGCCGCCGCGCTGCGCGGCGCTGGTCGGCACCATCGGCGTCAAGGCCTCCTGCGCGATCCACGAATGGCGGCCTTCGCCCTGCCGCGAGTTCGGCGCCCGCGCCAACCTCGGCATCGGCGACGACGCCTGCGACGCCGCCCGCCGACGCCACGGGCTGGCGCCGCTGTCGCTCTGA
- a CDS encoding serine/threonine protein kinase, whose translation MGNRLPRTAPSSLTAGQVIDGFRLEERLHQGGMANLWRVVRVDANGEPQPETLPLIMKVPRIKGGEDPASIVGFEVEQMILPALAGPHVPKYVARGDFTHAAYLVMERIDGPSLRARLDEAPLPVDEIIEIGSRVATALHELHRQHLVHLDVKPSNILQRPDGTAVLVDFGLSRHDRLPDLLEEEFALPMGTAPYMSPEQVQFVRNDPRSDLFALGVMLYHFTTGQRPFGSPESVRGLRKRLYVDPVPPRAIRPECPPWLQEVILKCLEVRPERRYQSAAQLALDLQNPGQVALTSRAARDRQSSAAKVFKRWFFALGAESKPAPRLGAASQVARSPIVVAAVDIDHATPELLEKMQESVRRILVTEPGARLACVGVMRVARIGLDDLVDADGQSRHVKQLVGLKHWARPLTRQLELDEGRLTFHVLEAPDAAAALLDFAERNQVDHIVMGARGAGALRRYLGSVSSQVVARADCTVTVVRA comes from the coding sequence ATGGGCAATAGGCTGCCGCGCACCGCGCCGTCGTCGCTGACCGCGGGCCAGGTCATCGACGGTTTCCGTCTCGAGGAGCGGCTGCACCAGGGCGGCATGGCCAACCTCTGGCGCGTCGTGCGTGTCGACGCCAACGGCGAGCCGCAGCCCGAAACGCTGCCGCTGATCATGAAGGTGCCGCGCATCAAGGGCGGCGAGGACCCGGCGTCGATCGTCGGCTTCGAGGTCGAGCAGATGATCCTGCCGGCGCTGGCCGGCCCGCACGTGCCGAAGTACGTCGCGCGCGGCGACTTCACGCACGCCGCCTACCTGGTGATGGAGCGCATCGACGGGCCCTCGCTGCGCGCCCGGCTCGACGAGGCGCCGCTGCCGGTCGACGAGATCATCGAGATCGGCTCGCGTGTCGCCACCGCGCTGCACGAGCTGCACCGCCAGCACCTGGTGCACCTGGACGTCAAGCCGAGCAACATCCTGCAGCGCCCCGACGGCACCGCGGTGCTGGTCGACTTCGGCCTGTCGCGCCACGACCGCCTGCCCGACCTGCTGGAAGAGGAGTTCGCGCTGCCGATGGGCACCGCGCCCTACATGTCGCCCGAGCAGGTGCAGTTCGTGCGCAACGACCCGCGCAGCGACCTGTTCGCGCTGGGCGTGATGCTCTACCACTTCACCACCGGCCAGCGGCCCTTCGGCTCGCCGGAGAGCGTGCGCGGGCTGCGCAAACGCCTCTACGTCGACCCGGTGCCGCCACGCGCGATCCGCCCCGAGTGCCCGCCCTGGCTGCAGGAAGTCATCCTGAAGTGCCTGGAGGTGCGCCCCGAGCGCCGCTACCAGAGCGCGGCGCAGCTGGCGCTGGACCTGCAGAACCCCGGCCAGGTGGCGCTGACCTCCCGCGCCGCGCGCGACCGCCAGAGCAGCGCGGCCAAGGTCTTCAAGCGCTGGTTCTTCGCGCTCGGCGCCGAATCGAAGCCAGCGCCGCGCCTCGGCGCCGCCAGCCAGGTCGCCCGCAGCCCGATCGTCGTCGCCGCGGTCGACATCGACCACGCGACGCCCGAGCTGCTGGAGAAGATGCAGGAGTCGGTGCGCCGCATCCTCGTCACCGAGCCCGGCGCGCGCCTGGCCTGCGTCGGCGTGATGCGCGTCGCGCGCATCGGCCTGGACGACCTCGTCGACGCCGACGGCCAGAGCCGCCACGTCAAGCAGCTGGTCGGCCTGAAACACTGGGCGCGGCCGCTGACGCGCCAGCTCGAACTCGACGAAGGCCGGCTGACTTTCCACGTGCTCGAGGCGCCCGACGCCGCCGCCGCGCTGCTGGACTTCGCCGAGCGCAACCAGGTCGACCACATCGTGATGGGCGCACGCGGCGCCGGTGCACTGCGGCGCTACCTGGGCAGCGTCAGCTCCCAGGTCGTCGCGCGCGCCGACTGCACCGTGACGGTGGTGCGCGCATGA
- a CDS encoding metallophosphoesterase family protein, with amino-acid sequence MKYAILTDLHANREAVEAVLDHAAGQQIDRYALLGDFVGYGADPAWVVDRVRAMVREGAIAVMGNHDLAVVQGPSPAMRPDPRFVVEWTRQQLDVEQVDFLASLALEHREGELLFVHANGWAPAEWGYVQGRSEAVRSMAATSARITFCGHMHEPQLYHLSPVGKAGDFTPTAGTAIPLLPPRQWLVIPGSAGQPRDGDPAACYATFDDATAELTYWRVPYDTEAAGAKIRAAELPQRLADRLADGQ; translated from the coding sequence ATGAAGTACGCGATCCTGACCGACCTGCACGCCAACCGCGAAGCGGTGGAAGCGGTGCTCGACCACGCGGCCGGCCAGCAGATCGACCGCTACGCGCTGCTCGGCGACTTCGTCGGCTACGGCGCCGACCCGGCCTGGGTCGTCGACCGCGTGCGCGCGATGGTGCGCGAAGGCGCGATCGCCGTGATGGGCAACCACGACCTGGCCGTCGTGCAGGGCCCGTCGCCGGCGATGCGCCCCGACCCGCGTTTCGTCGTCGAGTGGACGCGCCAGCAGCTCGACGTCGAGCAGGTCGACTTCCTCGCCTCGCTGGCGCTGGAACACCGCGAAGGCGAGTTGCTGTTCGTGCACGCCAACGGCTGGGCGCCGGCCGAATGGGGCTACGTGCAGGGCCGCAGCGAAGCCGTGCGCAGCATGGCGGCGACCAGCGCACGCATCACCTTCTGCGGCCACATGCACGAGCCACAGCTCTACCACCTGTCGCCCGTCGGCAAGGCCGGCGACTTCACGCCGACCGCCGGCACCGCGATCCCTCTGCTGCCGCCGCGCCAGTGGCTGGTGATCCCGGGCTCGGCCGGCCAGCCGCGCGACGGCGACCCGGCCGCCTGCTACGCCACCTTCGACGACGCCACGGCCGAACTGACCTACTGGCGCGTGCCCTACGACACCGAGGCCGCGGGCGCCAAGATCCGCGCCGCCGAGCTGCCGCAGCGTCTCGCCGACCGCCTCGCCGATGGGCAATAG
- a CDS encoding fumarylacetoacetate hydrolase family protein codes for MKLLRHGPKGHERPAALDAQGRVRDLSSLLVDITPAVLTPASLQRLRGVDLASLPEVPQERLGVPWAGMGKFVCIGLNYADHAAEAGMAIPAEPVVFMKPTSAAVGAEHPVVLPIDATKGDWEVELGVVIGSTARCVDEAEALAHVAGYCVVNDVSERALQLERGGTWDKGKGCDTFGPVGPWLVTADEIADPQALDLWLELNGQRVQTGNTRTMVFGVAKLIAYLSRIMTLYPGDLISTGTPPGVGMGMKPPRFLQPGDTMRLGVAGLGEQFQTVHAWNPELVDA; via the coding sequence ATGAAACTCCTACGACACGGCCCCAAGGGCCACGAACGCCCGGCCGCCCTGGACGCCCAGGGCCGCGTGCGCGACCTCTCCTCCCTGCTCGTCGACATCACGCCGGCCGTGCTGACGCCGGCCTCGCTGCAGCGCCTGCGCGGCGTCGACCTGGCCTCGCTGCCCGAAGTGCCGCAAGAGCGCCTGGGCGTGCCCTGGGCCGGCATGGGCAAGTTCGTCTGCATCGGCCTGAACTACGCCGACCATGCGGCCGAAGCGGGCATGGCTATCCCCGCCGAGCCGGTGGTCTTCATGAAGCCGACCAGCGCCGCCGTCGGCGCCGAGCACCCGGTCGTGCTGCCGATCGACGCCACCAAGGGCGACTGGGAAGTCGAGCTCGGCGTGGTCATCGGCAGCACCGCGCGTTGCGTCGACGAGGCCGAGGCGCTGGCGCACGTCGCCGGCTACTGCGTCGTCAACGACGTCTCCGAGCGTGCGCTGCAGCTCGAACGCGGCGGCACCTGGGACAAGGGCAAGGGCTGCGACACCTTCGGCCCGGTCGGCCCCTGGCTGGTCACCGCCGACGAGATCGCCGACCCGCAGGCGCTGGACCTCTGGCTGGAACTCAACGGCCAGCGTGTGCAGACCGGCAACACGCGCACCATGGTCTTCGGCGTCGCCAAGCTGATCGCCTACCTCAGCCGCATCATGACGCTGTACCCCGGCGACCTGATCAGCACCGGCACGCCGCCGGGCGTCGGCATGGGCATGAAGCCGCCGCGTTTCCTGCAGCCGGGCGACACGATGCGCCTGGGCGTCGCCGGCCTCGGCGAGCAGTTCCAGACCGTGCACGCCTGGAACCCCGAGCTGGTCGACGCCTGA